CCCTGGCTGCGGTTAGCCTCGTGGGAGTCAGGAACCGTGACAGGAGCTCTTCGTGTTCGTTGTCGCCCACATCAGCGACCTGCATTTCAACGGGACGCGGTTCAATCGGGCCCGTATCCAGTCGACGTTGAGCTATATCAACGCCCGCGCCGCCGGGATCGACGTCCTGCTGGTCACCGGTGACATCGCCGATGAAGGTGCCGCGAGCGAGTACCGCGAGGCGTACGGGGTGCTGGAGAGTCCGCTGCCGATGCTCATCACCGCCGGCAACCACGATGTCCGGGAACCGTTCAGCGCGGCCCTGATCGGCACCGAGACCTCTGGTCCGATCAATCACGCGCGGACGGTGCGCGGGCGCGACGGCTCCGACGTCCTCTTCCTGATGTGCGACAGCTCGATACCCGGACGCAACGACGGTCGTCTCGACGACGCGACCATCTCCTGGCTGTCAGACCGGCTCACCGCGACGTCCGTGGCGACACCGGTGTTCATCGCCTTTCACCATCCGCCGGTCGACCTGCTGATGCCGTTCATGGACTCGATCCGCCAGCGCGACGAGGGCCGCCTCGCCGCCCTGGTGGATCAGCACCCGAACATCGTCGCGTTCCTGTGTGGACACGCCCACACCCCGGCGGTGACCACGTTCGCCGACCGCCCGCTGTGCATCGCACCGGGTGTGTCGTCGACACTGAACCTGCCGTTCGAAGGCCGGGAGGTCGTCAACCGCGGTCAGCCGCCGGGGATCGCGTTCCATCTCTACGACGACGAGCGGTTCGTCACCCACTTCCGATCGGTGATGTTCTGACATGCAGGACGGTGCCGGCAATCGGCCGTCGCGCTTCGGCGCTCGGCAACGAGAGGCAGGCGAGCTACATCGTCGGCAACATCGCGCAACCGGTATCGCCACCGGCGGGGCGACGACGCGTCATCTGACGAACCCGCGCAGCAGGTCGGCCATCGCCTCCGGCTGGTCTTCCGGGATGAGAGTCCACGAATCGTCGACGACGACCTTGGATGCGTTCGGGAAGAGCTCGACGAGGCGGTCCGCATGCTCAAGGGGCATCATCCGGTCCTCCCTTGCCCAGACCACGAGCACCGGGCGATCGAACCGCCGCATCATGTCCGACAGTTCGAGCAGCCTGCGGCGGGAGGGCGCGCCCGTGGCGAACTTGACCAGATCCCTTCTGATCGAAGCGTTTTCGACAGCGGGTCGGAACCACTCGTCGAACAGCGAGTCCGGAATCCCCGACTTCGTCAGCGCGCCATACGCCCGTGTGCTGTGCCGGAAGAATCGAGTGCCCAGCATCCGGGTGAGAATCCACCCGCCGCCGGGCACTCGGCACAACAGCGCCGCGGGGCGCGCCGGCTCGGGAGGATAGTTGTCGAAAGCCGTGCACGATGCCAACACCAACCTCCCAACGCGCTTGTCCCGGCCTTGGGAGATCACGAACTGACCACCGCCCCAGTCGTTCAGGACGAGCGTCACGTCATCGAGGTCGAGGGCATCGAGAAAGTCGGCAAGGATCGATGCCACACCCGTCTCGGTGAGGTCCGCGTCGGCGTGCATCGGCTCCGTGTGCGCCCCCATCGGGAGCGTCGGTGTGATGCAACGGAATTCGGCAAGCAGCGGGATCACCTTGCGCCACTGCCGGCCGTCCATCAGCAACCCGTGGCCGAGTACCAGGATCGGCCCGGGACCGCCGGTGTCTTCGTAGGAGATGGAGCCGGCCGGCACGTCGACTGTGGGCACGTCGCCTCCTAGATAGATCGTTCTACTTAGAAGCAAGATAGGCTGGCATCGGCACGATGCGCAAGGGATGGAGACGTCATGGCAGATTCCGCTACTCGCGACCGGATCCTGGAGGCAGCCGCAGAGCTGTACCGGCGGCAGGGCATGCCGGCCACCGGCATCAAACAGATCTCGGCGGCGGCTGAAGCGCCCTACGGTTCGATCTACCATCACTTCCCCGGCGGCAAGGAAGCGATCAGCGTCGAGGTCATCCGACGCGAAGGGTTGCGCTACGGCGCGTTCGTCGGCGCCCAGCTGGAGACGACCGACCCCCTGACCGGCATCCCGACGCTGTTCGAGAACGCCGGAAAACTGTTGGAGTCGCAGGACTACAGCGAGGCCTGCTCCATCGAGACCATCGCACTGGAGGTGGCGAGTACCAACGAGCGTCTCAGGCTGGAATCCGCCGAGGTTTTCGAGAGCTGGTTGACCGGCCTCGCAACGTGGTTCGGACAACTCGAGATCACCGAGCCGGAGCGTCGACGGCTGGCGTTGATCACCCTGACCGCGCTGGAAGGTGCGTTCGTGTTGTGCCGCACCCTGCGCTCCATCGAACCGATCGTCGTCGCCGGGCACGGCGTGCAGGCGGCCGTGCAGGCGGCCGCCGGCTTGTAGCAACAGACCGTCGACACCGGCGCCTCAGCCCACACTCGTCCATGGACGGCGCCTTTCCGACCGGCGTTCACGGTCGCGCGGCTGCCGCCTCGACGACCGGTGCGATGCTCTGCTGGGTGACCTCGTAGACCCGCGCGGTGGCGATGTCGAAGTACAGACCGACGATGCGTAGCCGCGCTTCTGCTGCGGCGCGCCCGACGAGCGGGTGCCGCGCCAGGGTCTCGATCTGCTTGGCCACGTTCACGACGGCCAGCTGGTCGACCTCGGCCAGTCCCAGCTCGGCCGCGGCGCGCCCGGCGGGGTGTCCGTGCCGAAAGGCCACCCGGCTGGGGATCGCGTGCTTGAGCCATCGCTGGATCGGCGTGCTCTCGGATCCGGCCGGGAGGTCGGATACATCGACCTGTTCGCGGTCGAGCAGCGCATGCATGGCCCCGCACGACGAGTGGCCGCAGACCACGATCGACGACACACCCAACTCGCCGATGGCGAATTCGAGTGCGGCCTCCACGGATACGTCGTCGTCGCTGTCGGTCGGTATCAGATTGCCCACGTTGCGCACCGTGAAGAGGTCCCCGGGCCGCTCGCCGTGATGATGTTCGGCATCAATCGCGAATCGGCACACGTCACGAAGAACGAGTCGGGATCCTGGGACTCGGTGACATCGGCGAGCATGGCGCGGAGGGCGTCGGCGTGCTCGTTCTCGTACTCGTCGACGCCGCCGAGAACGGATCTGAGTGCGGCCGGACGGTCCGGGGACGCGGACGCCTCCGACCCGGTTCGGTTACGCCACGGCGTCAGACCGGCGAATCCGGACGTGTGGCGCCGCGGTGGCCGTCGAGGGGCGTCGACGAGCCGAGCGCGACCCTTCTCCACCAGGAGGACCGTGCCGCCGCCGGCCTCGTGCGCCCAACGGAAGTCCTCGAGCATCTCCATCGCCGCGTGATCGAGGAAGTCGGTGTCGAGTTCCAGTGTCAGGTGCGCCCCGTCCGGCACCTGTGACAACGCCTTGTTCAGTTTCGGCAGCGACAGGAAGCTCAGCGAACCGCGAACACGTACGGTCCACTGACGCTTGTCGTCGGTACTGCCTGCCTCCGAGGTGATCTCGGCGCGAACCACCCGCCAGACGACGAGTCCGATCGCCACTGCCAGACCGATCGCGACACCTTCGAGCAGGTTGAGGAAGACGACCGCGAGCACCGTGATGATGTACACCCACAGGTCGCCCGTCCGCAGCGCGATCTTCATGTGCGCCAGCTTGACCAGCTGGATACCGATGACCACCAGCAGGCCGGCCAGCGCGGCCATGGGGATCTGTTCGACGAGACCGGTGAGCAGTGCCGCGAAGACGAGCACCCACACACCGTGCATTACCGCCGAGGCCGACGTTCGCGCCCCGGAGTTGACGTTGGTGGTGCTGCGCACGATCACTCCGGTGACGGGCAACCCGCCGAGCATCCCGGAGGTGATGTTCGCACTGCCCTGACCGAGCAGCTCCCGGTTGAGATCGCTGCGTGGGCCGGTGTGCATCTTGTCCACCGCGACCGCTGACAGCAGGGACTCGACACTCGCGATCAGGGCGACCGTCAACACTCCGAGAAGCACTGCGCCCCAACTGCTGTCCGGTAGCTCCGGAAGCGTGATCGCTTCGAAGAAGTTGCCGTCGATACTGATCCGTTCGACGTCCAGGCCGAAGACGATGGTCAGTGCCGTCGCCCCGACGATAGCGACGAGCGGTCCCGGCACCTTGCGCACCGCCGAGGGCATCAGTGGCCAGATGAGGAGAAGCGCGATCACGGTGCCTCCCACGAGCGCGTCCGACGTCTCGATGTCGGCGATCCCGGCCGGCAGCGACGTCACGTTCTCCCATGCACTGCTGGCCGAGCTGCCGCCGAGGAGCACGTGGATCTGTTGCAACGCGATCGTGATGCCGATCCCGGCGAGCATCGCGTGGACGACCACGGGAGCGATGGCCAGCGCGGCACCTGCGACCCGGCTCAGGCCGAACAGGATCTGCAACAGACCCGCACCGACGGTGATGAAACATGTGACGCGCCAACCGAAATTGGCGACCATGTCGGCGACCACCACGGTCAGGCCCGCGGCCGGTCCTGAAACCTGGAGTGCGCTACCGCCTATCAGACCGGCGACGATCCCGCCGACGACCGCGGCGATGAGACCGGCGAGCACGGGGGCATCCGATGCGATCGCGATGCCCAATGACAATGGCAGGGCCACAAGGAAAACGACGAGAGATGCCGGTAGGTCGTACCGCACCACCTCGCGAATTCGGGGGCCCCGACTCCCCTTTGTTCGCATATGTCCGAACTTACCGACGGTTTGTTGACTCCAGATGAACTCTGCCGTCAGGAAGCTGTGAAACCGCAGGGCAGCAGCGCAACACTGTGATTCACTTCACCGGACTCCGCCGCCCGGTGCGGGGAGATCGGCCCGTCAGGCCGACGATCCCGCCTTCAGAAGCTCTTGGAGGATCCGGCCACCGATCTCCGGGATCAATCCGGGGCCGGTCTCGGGTAGGTTCTGCGGCAGCAGCCCGGGCTCATGGGTAGCCGGGATACGCGCGGTCCGGGTGGCCTCCACACGTATGCCGGTCTGCTGCGCCTTGGCCAGCGGGGTCCGGTACTTCTCCAGGTCCGTCGCGGTGGTGAGTGTCCCGACGACGCGCAGGCCCATGGCACCGAAGTCCGCCGCCCCGCGCCGGATGTGGTTGGGCGACGTGACGAGCACGATGTCCCGGATTCCCTGTGCGCGCAGGATCTCGGCGGTGTTCTGCGCATTGGCCACCGTAGACCCGGACTTGTCCTCGACGAGGATCCGGTTCGCACTGACACCGTTGTTCTCGAGCCAGGTCCGCATCGCGGCTGCTTCGGTGATGCCCTTCTTCGGGACACCTCCGGTGACGACGATCGGCGTGTTGGTGGTCAGTTCCGCCTGGGCCTTCGCCGCGGAGACGCGATTGACGAGCTCCGGCGCCATCTTTCCGTTCGCGTTCAGGCCGTACCCGAGCACGACGATCGCCGGGCGTCCCGACACCGCCTTGGGAGTGGTGTCGGGGACGATCTGCGCCGCCGTCGCCACACCCGAGATGATGTTGCGGGCCGTCGTCGCCAGGGACGGATTCATCATCGACAACCGGTTCAGGGCCGAGCGTCCCGCGACGACGTCGTCGATCTGGTCCGACCAGATCGCCTGGAGTGCAAGCGCGTCGGTATCGGCCGGCGCCACCGCGAGGACCTGCTGGAGGAGTTCGAGTCCGCCCGCGACGTCGCCTCCGGCGAACTTCGACTGCGCGCTGTTGTACAGGCCGGCCGGGTCAAGCTCGGAGGCCGTAGTCACGACGGAGGCGTCCGGCCCGGGCAGCGTCCCGACCGCCACCCCGCCGAGGGCGGCGATCGCGATCGTCGCTGCCGCCGCCAGTTTCGTGCGCTTCACTCTGGTCACACCAGTCACTCGCGTAACGGTACGAGAGATGCACAACGACCCCGCACCCGTCCGATCCCAGATCGGTAACGGGTGCTTGGCCGGTTGGAGGATGGCGACGCTCAGCGCTTCAGGCCGGCCACCTTCAGCAACTCGGGGCGGCGCAGGGCCAGACCGATCCACATCAGCACGCCGAGGTAGACCGCGAACAGGACCGTGTCGAACAGCGGTGCCTCGATCCTCATGTTGGCGGTGACCGCGCCTCCGAGGTAGGCCGTGATCCCGAGGGCGCCGAGGACTGCGGTGCGCGGGATGGCGAACACAACGAGACAGACCAGCAGGACGATACCCATGACAAGCGCCTGGTCGACCGGGAAGCCGAGCTTGGCCATGGAATCGACCACCTCCTGCGGGCGCGTCAGCTTGATCACGATGTCGAAGACCAAGAAGGCGCCGATCAGCACACTGATGACGATTCCCGTTGTGCGACGCCAGTTCCGTCGGACGGGTTGCGGATCGGCGGCGGCCGTGGCCGCCGGGTCGGCGGTGCCTGCGGTGACGGTGTTGCGGCTCATGATGTTCTCCTGGCGAGTGATGCGAGTGTGTTGTGCAGGGATAGACACCCGTACTCGCCAGAACTCATCGCCGAACCGGCCCGGAGCCGTCTATCTCGACGACGATCGACGACTACGCCGCCGACCTGGCTGGGTCGGCGCGATAGGACCTGCTTTCCTTCCACTCCCAGACGGCGTAGAGCACCTCGGTGGTGTAACCGAGGTCCATCCGACCCCCACCGATCGGGACCGTCGCGTCGATACCTATCGCAGGGTTCGGTTGCCACCCACTCGGTTTCGACGTCAGCGGCGCCACCTCGATCTCGGCGCCGTCCGGGCGTTGAAACGTGAACCGCTGCAACCCATGCGCGGTGATCGCGAACTCGCCCAGATGCAACGCCCGATGACACGACCCACACAACAAGATCAGATTGTCCGGATCGGTCCGCCCACCCGCCGACCAGAACACCACATGATGGGCATGCAGATGACGCGTCCGCCCACACCCCGGCACCTGACAACACCGATCCCGCACGAACAACGCCCGCACCAACGCCTTGTTCGGCGCCCGCTTCCGACGCCCCACCCCCAACAACGCCAGCTTCCCCGGCTGGCCAGCAATCCTGCGGCTCACCACATCCCGCGTCGACGCCCCGCACCGGGCTTCGGCCACCTCAACCTCCGACAACCCCGGACCATCATCGAGATGAGCCGACTCCACCCCCTCACCGGCATGAATGAGGATCTCCGCACCTGGCGCAAGATCGGGCATCGCGATCCCGTCATGCACCATGTCGGCCATCGCCACCACCGCCGGCGCCACATTCGACGGCACCTGCCGCCACAGATCCCGACGCCGAGACGGAACCACCTCCGAATCCTCAGATGCCGAACCGGCTTCAGTGTTCCGCGGAACACTCTCCACCGTAGGAAGATCCTGGTCATCACAAGTCCGGGTGCGTTCATACTCCGCCCGCACCGACCCAGCCAGGAACCGCGCACCATCCACAGGACTCAACCGCAACGACACCGACAACGACCCGTCATCGTTCCACTTCCACCGCCCCGTCGACTCCACCGGCGGCCGGCTTTCCTCTTCGACGCCACGGTTGCGGTCGATCTGGCCCATCGCCCGCACCGCCCGATCCAACTGACTCGCCGTCGTCGACAACGCCAGATTCACCAACTCCTGCTCACGTTCAGGCGTAGCCACCCGTGTCAGGGCGCGGACCTTCGAATACGACAACCGACCTTCGCGAAACGCCGTGCGGATCACCGGCAATTCTCGCATCGCCTTGGCGACCCTCAACTGCTCATGCGCCGTTCGCGGCGCGATGCCTGCCTTCCACGACAACCAGTGCGCCAGCGAATGAATCCCCGGCCCCCGCCACGACTCCCGCTCATCCAACTCCGCCACCAATTCCAGGAAATCCGCTGTCAACGCCGTGATCTGCGCGGCATACCCCAACACCCGCGCCTCGAGCACCTCATCCGACAATAAGACCGGATCCGCATCATCGAACATCGACGACACATCCCCACACGAACGAAAAGCACTGACCCCCAACGCAACCCCCTGAACCGAACGAGAAGTACAGCAACAAGGTATCGCCCGGCACCGACAGTCTTTCGGGGCTCAACCCGAGGTCACGAGTGTTCCGCGGAACACTCTTGAGTTGCCCGTTGACCGCGCCGCCTGCCGGTCCGCCCAGCTCCTACCGCCCCGTTTCGGACCACCGATCACGAACGCGCGACGAGCCTCACGAGCGGATACTCGCGCGAGGACTTCTTCTGGTACTTGGCGTATCGGGGTTGCGCCTCGACAACCCGCTTCCACGCCGTGCTGCGTTCGTCCGCGCCGAGGACGACCGGCGTCACCGGCACCGGGGCCTCCCCGTGTCGCTCGACCGACACGCCATCGGGATGGGCGGTCAGGTTGGCGAACCAGTCCGGATTCCGCTTGCCGCCGCCCGATGCGACGACCAGCCAGTCGTCGCCGTCGGGGAACCAGCTGAGTGGTGTCTCGCGCGCGAGACCTGAGCGTCGACCGGTCGTGCGCAGGATGAGCATCTCCATCCCCCACATCGATCCGGACTTCTTGCGGATGCGGGCGACGGTGCGCTCGTTGGTCCTTCGCTGGTACCAGAGCGACAGGGACCGAAGTGACAGAGACATGTTTTCCCTCCGTTGAGATCAGGCGATGCACCGACAGTACGGTGATGGCGCAGCCGGCCGCTTCTCGATTCCTGACCGGTCCTCATCTCGACGAGAGTCACCGGATGAGTCCGGCAGCTACTCCTTCCAGGATCTGTTCGAGAATCGACTCCGAGGTGGCGAAGTTAATCCGCACATACGCCGCACTCGATTCACCGAATCCGCGGCCGCCGTCGACGAGAACGCGACCGCGGCGACGGATCGTGTCCACCGGATCGTCGAGCCCATACGCCGAAACGTCCACCCAGCTCAGGTATGTGGCATCGGGAAGGTGATGCACGGCCTCGGGAACTTCGCCGACAAGAAATTCGTGCACCCGCCTCCGGTTACGATCCAGCACACGGATGAGGTCGGAGTGCCAGTCCGATGCCTTCTCCCACGCCGCGACATGCCCGACCACCCCCGGCACCGACACCGTCCCGTAGAGATCCGGCGGCTCCGCATCGCGGCGGCCTAAGAGCTTCGACGACCCGTAGTGGACGACTGCGCAGCGCAACCCGGCCAGATTGAATGCCTTGCCCGCCGAGGTGATTGTCACCGTTCGTGCCGCCACCTCATCGCCGAGCGATCCGAAGGGAATGTGGCCGTGCGGGTGATACACGAGGTCTGCGTGGATCTCGTCACTGATGACCAGGAGGTCGAACCTCTCCGCCAGTTCCGCGATTCGGGTCAGTTCCGCCCGGGAGTGCGCCCGACCGGTGGGGTTGTGCGGATTCACGAGAACGAGCACCTTCGGCCGTCGACGCTCGAGCGCCCGCTCGAACTCGTCGAAGTCCAGACACCATCCCGACGACGTTCGGCGAAAAGGCACGTCGACAGTCTGCAGTCCCATCCTCGCCAGCGTCGCGAGGAAGGGAGGATAGTTCGGAGTCTGGATCGCCACCGCGTCGCCCGGACCGGTACTCAGCCTGAGGAGCAACTGCAATGCCTGGATGAGGTCGGTCTGCTCGCGCACCCGCGCGGGGTCGACGACCCATCCGTATCGGTCGGCCATTCGCCGGGCGAACGCATTACGGAGTGGTGTCCCACCCAACCAGTCGGGGTATCCGAGATCCCCCTTCTCGATCGACTCGACGAG
The genomic region above belongs to Gordonia hongkongensis and contains:
- a CDS encoding metallophosphoesterase is translated as MFVVAHISDLHFNGTRFNRARIQSTLSYINARAAGIDVLLVTGDIADEGAASEYREAYGVLESPLPMLITAGNHDVREPFSAALIGTETSGPINHARTVRGRDGSDVLFLMCDSSIPGRNDGRLDDATISWLSDRLTATSVATPVFIAFHHPPVDLLMPFMDSIRQRDEGRLAALVDQHPNIVAFLCGHAHTPAVTTFADRPLCIAPGVSSTLNLPFEGREVVNRGQPPGIAFHLYDDERFVTHFRSVMF
- a CDS encoding alpha/beta fold hydrolase encodes the protein MPTVDVPAGSISYEDTGGPGPILVLGHGLLMDGRQWRKVIPLLAEFRCITPTLPMGAHTEPMHADADLTETGVASILADFLDALDLDDVTLVLNDWGGGQFVISQGRDKRVGRLVLASCTAFDNYPPEPARPAALLCRVPGGGWILTRMLGTRFFRHSTRAYGALTKSGIPDSLFDEWFRPAVENASIRRDLVKFATGAPSRRRLLELSDMMRRFDRPVLVVWAREDRMMPLEHADRLVELFPNASKVVVDDSWTLIPEDQPEAMADLLRGFVR
- a CDS encoding TetR/AcrR family transcriptional regulator produces the protein MADSATRDRILEAAAELYRRQGMPATGIKQISAAAEAPYGSIYHHFPGGKEAISVEVIRREGLRYGAFVGAQLETTDPLTGIPTLFENAGKLLESQDYSEACSIETIALEVASTNERLRLESAEVFESWLTGLATWFGQLEITEPERRRLALITLTALEGAFVLCRTLRSIEPIVVAGHGVQAAVQAAAGL
- a CDS encoding YdcF family protein — translated: MTRVKRTKLAAAATIAIAALGGVAVGTLPGPDASVVTTASELDPAGLYNSAQSKFAGGDVAGGLELLQQVLAVAPADTDALALQAIWSDQIDDVVAGRSALNRLSMMNPSLATTARNIISGVATAAQIVPDTTPKAVSGRPAIVVLGYGLNANGKMAPELVNRVSAAKAQAELTTNTPIVVTGGVPKKGITEAAAMRTWLENNGVSANRILVEDKSGSTVANAQNTAEILRAQGIRDIVLVTSPNHIRRGAADFGAMGLRVVGTLTTATDLEKYRTPLAKAQQTGIRVEATRTARIPATHEPGLLPQNLPETGPGLIPEIGGRILQELLKAGSSA
- a CDS encoding DoxX family protein — protein: MSRNTVTAGTADPAATAAADPQPVRRNWRRTTGIVISVLIGAFLVFDIVIKLTRPQEVVDSMAKLGFPVDQALVMGIVLLVCLVVFAIPRTAVLGALGITAYLGGAVTANMRIEAPLFDTVLFAVYLGVLMWIGLALRRPELLKVAGLKR
- a CDS encoding HNH endonuclease; amino-acid sequence: MFDDADPVLLSDEVLEARVLGYAAQITALTADFLELVAELDERESWRGPGIHSLAHWLSWKAGIAPRTAHEQLRVAKAMRELPVIRTAFREGRLSYSKVRALTRVATPEREQELVNLALSTTASQLDRAVRAMGQIDRNRGVEEESRPPVESTGRWKWNDDGSLSVSLRLSPVDGARFLAGSVRAEYERTRTCDDQDLPTVESVPRNTEAGSASEDSEVVPSRRRDLWRQVPSNVAPAVVAMADMVHDGIAMPDLAPGAEILIHAGEGVESAHLDDGPGLSEVEVAEARCGASTRDVVSRRIAGQPGKLALLGVGRRKRAPNKALVRALFVRDRCCQVPGCGRTRHLHAHHVVFWSAGGRTDPDNLILLCGSCHRALHLGEFAITAHGLQRFTFQRPDGAEIEVAPLTSKPSGWQPNPAIGIDATVPIGGGRMDLGYTTEVLYAVWEWKESRSYRADPARSAA
- a CDS encoding nitroreductase family deazaflavin-dependent oxidoreductase, coding for MSLSLRSLSLWYQRRTNERTVARIRKKSGSMWGMEMLILRTTGRRSGLARETPLSWFPDGDDWLVVASGGGKRNPDWFANLTAHPDGVSVERHGEAPVPVTPVVLGADERSTAWKRVVEAQPRYAKYQKKSSREYPLVRLVARS
- a CDS encoding MalY/PatB family protein encodes the protein MPMSSRTRSAHPGFDDLEVTRLSRRPGVKWSRARADGTIPAWVADMDFPIAPPIRDALVESIEKGDLGYPDWLGGTPLRNAFARRMADRYGWVVDPARVREQTDLIQALQLLLRLSTGPGDAVAIQTPNYPPFLATLARMGLQTVDVPFRRTSSGWCLDFDEFERALERRRPKVLVLVNPHNPTGRAHSRAELTRIAELAERFDLLVISDEIHADLVYHPHGHIPFGSLGDEVAARTVTITSAGKAFNLAGLRCAVVHYGSSKLLGRRDAEPPDLYGTVSVPGVVGHVAAWEKASDWHSDLIRVLDRNRRRVHEFLVGEVPEAVHHLPDATYLSWVDVSAYGLDDPVDTIRRRGRVLVDGGRGFGESSAAYVRINFATSESILEQILEGVAAGLIR